In Deltaproteobacteria bacterium, the DNA window AATGGGCAACTGCGCCTGCACGAAAAGAATACCCTGGTCCTCGTCGGGCAAGAAGCCCGTGGGCAGACGCTTGAACAAAAACATCATGCCGGCGATGATCAGGGCATAAACGATCATGGACCGCCCCCAACGCCGGGCCATGCCGCCGACCATGGATTGGTAGCCGCTGGCCGTGCGGTCGAAGCCCCGGTTGAACCACCCAAAAAAACCGCGCTGACCATGTCCGGCCTTGGGCGGCTTGAGCAAGGTGGCGCACAGGGCCGGGGTCAGCACCAAGGCCACCAGCACCGAGAGAACCATGGCCGAAACCACGGTGATGGAAAACTGCCGGTAGATGACGCCGGTGGAACCGCCAAAAAACGCCATGGGCACGAACACGGCGGACAGCACCAGGGCAATGCCGACCAGGGCCCCGGAAATCTGGGTCATGGACTGGTGGGTCGCTTCACGGGGAGAAAGGCCGTCCTCGTGCATGATGCGCTCCACGTTTTCGACCACGACAATGGCATCATCGACCAAAAGGCCGATGGCCAGGACCATGGCGAACATGGTCAGGGTGTTGATGGAGTAGCCAAAGGCCGCCAGGACGCCGAAAGTGCCCAAGAGCACGACGGGCACGGCGATGGTCGGGATGAGCGTGGCCCGGAAATTCTGCAAGAAGAGGTACATGACCAGAAAAACCAGGATCACGGCTTCGAGCAGGGTACGGACCACCTCCTCGATGGAGATGCGCACGAACGGCGTGGTGTCGAACGCGGCCACGACCTTCAAACCGGTCGGAAAGGTGGAGCTGGAGTCCTCGATGTATTTGGCCACGGCTTCCACTGTTTGCAGGGCATTGGCGCCGGTGGCCAGTTTGATGGCCGCCGCGGCCGCGGGCTGTCCGTTGTAGCGGGACGCGATCTGGGAATTTTCGGCACCCAGTTCCACCTTGGCCACGTCACCCAGACGCACGGAGGAGCCATCGGCGTTGACCTTGAGCAGAATGTCCCGGAATTGCTCGGGGGTCTGGAGACGATCCTGGACGCTGACCGTGAAATTGATGCGCTGCTCCTCCACCGAAGGCAGACCGCCCAACTGACCCGCGGAAATCTGGGCGTTCTGGGCCTTGATGGCGGCGGCCACGTCGGCCGGGACCAAATTATAGGTATGCAGCTTGTCGGGGTTGAGCCAGACACGCATGGCGTGCTGGGAGCCGAACAACGTCACCTCGCCCACGCCCTCGACGCGGCTCAGGCCATCCAGGATATTGGCGGCCACGTAATCGGCCAGCTGTCCCCGGTCCATGGAACCGTCCTCGGACACGAAGCCCAAAACCTGGACAAAGTTCTTGACCGCCTTGGTGACCTGCACGCCCTGGGCCTGCACTTCCTGCGGCAACAGGGACATGGCCAGCTGGAGCTTGTTCTGGACCTGGACCTGGGCGATATCCGGATTGGTGCCGGCCTTGAAGGTCAGGGTGATGGTTGCCTGACCCGAGGATTCACTGGTGGAGGACATGTAGTCCAGGTTGTCGATGCCCTTCATTTTTTGCTCGATGACCTGGGTCACCGAGTCTTCCAGGGTCTTGGCCGAGGCGCCGGGATACGTCGCGCTGATGGACACGGATGGCGGCGCGATGGGCGGATACTGCGCGATGGGCAGATTGAAGATGGACAGGACTCCGGCCAGCATGGTCGCGATGGCCAGAACCCAGGCAAAAACCGGGCGATTGATGAAAAAATGTGCCATGGGGTCCTCCTACATCGAACCCTGGGCAACACGGACCTGCATGCCGGGCCGGGCCTTTTGCAGACCCTCGACC includes these proteins:
- a CDS encoding efflux RND transporter permease subunit — translated: MAHFFINRPVFAWVLAIATMLAGVLSIFNLPIAQYPPIAPPSVSISATYPGASAKTLEDSVTQVIEQKMKGIDNLDYMSSTSESSGQATITLTFKAGTNPDIAQVQVQNKLQLAMSLLPQEVQAQGVQVTKAVKNFVQVLGFVSEDGSMDRGQLADYVAANILDGLSRVEGVGEVTLFGSQHAMRVWLNPDKLHTYNLVPADVAAAIKAQNAQISAGQLGGLPSVEEQRINFTVSVQDRLQTPEQFRDILLKVNADGSSVRLGDVAKVELGAENSQIASRYNGQPAAAAAIKLATGANALQTVEAVAKYIEDSSSTFPTGLKVVAAFDTTPFVRISIEEVVRTLLEAVILVFLVMYLFLQNFRATLIPTIAVPVVLLGTFGVLAAFGYSINTLTMFAMVLAIGLLVDDAIVVVENVERIMHEDGLSPREATHQSMTQISGALVGIALVLSAVFVPMAFFGGSTGVIYRQFSITVVSAMVLSVLVALVLTPALCATLLKPPKAGHGQRGFFGWFNRGFDRTASGYQSMVGGMARRWGRSMIVYALIIAGMMFLFKRLPTGFLPDEDQGILFVQAQLPIGSTQDKAIDVLKRIEHHFLENEKQAVESMMAVAGFSFAGNGQNTAMCFVRLKDWSQRKTPDLRVKAIAGRAMAAFSRYRDAMVFAFAPPAVLELGNAVGFDFELQDMAGLGHEKLTAARNQLLGMAAQSPDLAMVRPNGLDDTPQYRIDIDWDKASALGLAVSDVTSVIATAWGSSYVNDFLDKGRVKKVIMQGEAPFRMMPEDIGRWYVRGKAGDMVPMSNFATAHWTSGSPRLERYNGVPAMQILGAPAPGKSSGQAMATMEALARELPEGIGYSWTGLSFQERQAGSQTTMLYSLSIIVVFLCLAALYESWSLPASVILVIPVGVLGALAAVSLRGLSNDVYFQVGLLTTMGLAAKNAILIVEFAKSLVESGMEVIPAVTQAARQRLRPIIMTSLAFGLGVLPLALNAGAGSGGQNSIGTGVIGGTISSTILGSLLVPVFFVIVARVRRPTQHPKPCGSRIIPGGHACED